Genomic segment of Malania oleifera isolate guangnan ecotype guangnan chromosome 7, ASM2987363v1, whole genome shotgun sequence:
TTTACCTTCCGAGTTTGTGTTGCTTTTGCGGAGGTGAAAGTAATAGACCCCTGCGATGGCGGCAACGACAACCACGCAAACCAGCACTATTACCTTCTTGCGCTGGCTGTGTTTTTCCTTAGCCACTgttaaaaatcaaaataacaaaACAAATCAAGTTAAATTTCGATCTATACTGTTCTCCAAATAACATCTCAAAAGAACCAACTAGCTAGCTGCCACACCCAACCCAACGCGTACCTAGTTCCGAAATTGGCATTCGAATATACAACGGCTGGTCATCGATGGAAATCCGCCGCATATCCACAAGATCACCAAACCACATGGCACACCCACCGCCGCTTCCTCGAATATCTGAGTTGGCGTAAGCCACGCAGGAGCAGTTGGCCAGGCACTTCGCTCTACATTCCTCCAGACTCATGCTGTTGTTCACCCATGTATGCGCCGTATCCGGAAGCTTCAACCCGCTGAACTTGGCAAACCCTTCTCCCTCCCCACACTTCAATGCCTGGCTTCTCACGCACCCTTCCGACCAGTCCATCGTGCTCCATTTTCTCGGCGACTTAGGCACAAACCCCTTCACGCACTGGCAAACTGGCGACTCGCTGATCACACAAATCCCATACGCACCGCACAATCCGTAAGTGTCGCAGTTGTCCGTGGGGTTTGAGAGGTAGGTTTTCCATGTCTGCTCAGCTTCGAACCAAATGTAACGGTCCCCGCTGCCGGTTGTGTCGTTCAGCCGGTACATGGTTATGGCAGACTCGTTCTTCAGCTGGTCCTTGGAGTAAAGCTCCTCGGAATTGGCTACGAACTGAAAACCGAAAAGCGGGTTCGGCCTAAGCTCCGGACCGCCGCTGAACCGGACGCCATTCCAGGGCCCGCTTCGGAAAAACTTTGCAGAATCTTTCCTCATTAGGGCTTCAGCGTAAGAGGTAGGTTCCAGCTCGTAGCTGAGGTCGCCCGGAGACGGATCGTCGGGGCTCTTCCACGACGACATGCGCCAGACCTGACCGGTCTTCAGGTCTGTTCCAAGCTTCATCTCAGGAATTAAAGTATCACCTATGTAGTCAAAGCTTTGCCACAAATAACTACTATTACTCACTGAATTTCTCTCATCTCTTACCACCAAATTTCCGGTGTCCAAGAGCTGAGCTACTGGGTTCACGCCGTCCTGTTCCGGTGAACTCGATGACCACACGACGCTGTGGTTCCGGCCGAGAAGGAGGAGACTGCCGCTGCCATTGATCGTGAAGGCGCCGGATGGGTCTTGGATGGGGTTGTCTCTGTTTGCAACCCAAACAACTGTTCTGACTGGGATGGGTTTGAACCAGATTCCCAAGTAGACATTCCTGGAGCTTTTGCCAGGGCTGAAGAAACCCATTTCGAACTTTCCTCCACTGGAGACCAAGGTCTCGCCATCCCTCAAAAACTGTGATGGCCTAATGGTATCTGCTGCGCTGCCCCTTTTGATGACGAACAGGCACAGTTGCTCCATAATCACaaacagaagaaaaaaaatattcatcATTTTTCTTTGTTCAGAACAGATCATCTAGCGCCACTTCGCATTTAAGGTTTTGCAAAAATGTTATTACCCAATCCCAAAATCATCACGGATGGAGTAAGCCAAAGTGCATGAAGATGGGAAGTAAAGGTGTTGTGATTTATGAAATCCGCATGGTTTATTGGCTGTTGTTGTTTAGATTAGCAAAGAAATTAAGGCTATAAAAATTTCCGGTGTCAAAAATAAATTGTAAATGAAATAGTGTAGTGCAATTTAGGATAGTAAATAAAAGATGCAATTAATATATGCATCAACTCACACATTTAATGAATgcattttgttttgagaaaaaagAAAGCCCATTAACTAGGCATTTTAAATTATGTAGGATATTATAATAaatctattatttatttatttaattgtacaaaaacttataatttttcatttattttaaattcaaatttactaATATTTAACATTGGTCTTTTAAAAGTCGATCAAATTGATCCTCTTGTTTTCTTTGTATATACTAGAGTATTGATCCCCTACAATACGCAGTGTATTAACTATTTAATTTTTAAGCATTGtgcaatataattttttttataagtttatcaataaaatattctTACAAATTtataacttaaaacataacaaaataAATTGTTAACTTAATTTTTTTTGCCATCTCTTATTACATATCAAGAGGttattgtgtaatttaatttaacAAACTAATGTGGaaataaattactaaaaatattttttaatcacaCTATCAACTAATAGTATCTAGCATGGGGTGTATGAGATCATAAATGAAGAATCAAAAATATGTATCCCAAATTGTATGtgtaacaataataaatatataattttttttatcatttagttgtgcaattttttttattggctcttataaaaaaatttgattagttcttataaatttttttatttttaattcaaaattagcAAATTTCACTTTGGTCTTTTGGTGAATCCTGTTTGACTTCATGAATTAGCCAGTTTGGTTTATAGGTTTCAAATTTGGGATTAAAAAGGGCCTTTTGTCATTGTACACATGTGCAAACAAACACATGATCACACATATGCAATCCATTTGGATATAATTAACTTTGTTAGTTTAAGTGGCTACATAATCCTAATTAtcgtattttgattataacaacccattagtggttttgAGTTAAACTTATCTTTATATACTAAGCTGTGACAGGTA
This window contains:
- the LOC131160809 gene encoding G-type lectin S-receptor-like serine/threonine-protein kinase At4g27290; this translates as MEQLCLFVIKRGSAADTIRPSQFLRDGETLVSSGGKFEMGFFSPGKSSRNVYLGIWFKPIPVRTVVWVANRDNPIQDPSGAFTINGSGSLLLLGRNHSVVWSSSSPEQDGVNPVAQLLDTGNLVVRDERNSVSNSSYLWQSFDYIGDTLIPEMKLGTDLKTGQVWRMSSWKSPDDPSPGDLSYELEPTSYAEALMRKDSAKFFRSGPWNGVRFSGGPELRPNPLFGFQFVANSEELYSKDQLKNESAITMYRLNDTTGSGDRYIWFEAEQTWKTYLSNPTDNCDTYGLCGAYGICVISESPVCQCVKGFVPKSPRKWSTMDWSEGCVRSQALKCGEGEGFAKFSGLKLPDTAHTWVNNSMSLEECRAKCLANCSCVAYANSDIRGSGGGCAMWFGDLVDMRRISIDDQPLYIRMPISELVAKEKHSQRKKVIVLVCVVVVAAIAGVYYFHLRKSNTNSEGNARGNFGNDCSNEMQERDMELPSFDLASIAYATENFSIHNKLGEGGFGPVYKGTLLDGREIAVKRLSLSSGQGLNELKNEVTLIAKLQHRNLVKLLGCCVEGDERMLIYEYMHNKSLDFFIFDQTKGKLLEWSKRFHIILGIARGLLYLHQDSRLRIIHRDLKASNVLLDNEMNAKISDFGLARCFENNQTMANTTRVIGTYGYMAPEYAIDGLFSIKSDVFSFGVLLLEIVIGKKNRGFYHPSHNLNLAGHAWRLWEEGRPMELIIDTSYGDSYYVPQMLRCIHVGLLCVQQQPDDRPNMSSVVLMLSSESTLPRPKRPGFFVERNLVEEVNSSNKFISNSTNEITITELEAR